The Nostoc cf. commune SO-36 genomic sequence AGTCAGGTATTACTTGGTGAAGAGGTGGTGATTGCACAGAAAGGTATTCCAGTTGCACGCTTAGTTGCTCTCACAGATACAGCCTCACCTCGAATTCCTGGGTTGGATAAAGGTAAAGTTATCATTGCACCAAATTTTGACGAGCCTTTACCAGAAGATATCCTAAATGATTTTGATAATTCTAATCTAGTTTAGCGATGAGAGCTTTACTCGATACCCATGCATTTCTTTGGTGGGTAACAGATGACCCTCAACGATCAAATGTGTGCGTTTTTGCTGCCACCATTCATCATTAACTTCTATTGCTTCTCCACTTTCAAGTCCTGCAATTAAAAGTTCTTCTATATGTTCTTGCATCTTGCGTTTTTGGTCTTGAGTAATTAACTCTTGTAGATATTCGCTAACTGAACCATAGCCACCTTGAGCCACTTGTTCATCAATAAAGGCTTTCATCGACTCAGGCAAGGAAATATTAATGTTACTCATAACCTTGGCAGCGAGGTTGAACTATTTTTTCCATGTTATCAAGATTGTTAAGCGTTGTCTTTGCGGAAACGTTTAACGTTCGCTCAAAACTACTAGATTGCAATCTCTATCGCTTGGACTAGCTCTTTTAATTACGAATTAATTTTTTAGCCAATCGCCACAATAGAGAAAACGGTAAAATTAATATCGCCTTTAACGTTTGCACAAACTGACTTAATCGACCTTTGCGGATAGCACGGGGAGAAGACTGGCGTTGCAAGATTGCTAGATTTTCTCGAATTGTCGCTGTAGTGGGATGATTAACTCCTAACACCCGTTGGCACATTGCCAAAGCATCACTGTATAGTGGTTCGGCATCGCTGTACCTCCCTTGGCTATCGTAGAGGGAAGCTAAATTGTTCAAGCTAGTGGCGACATCAGGATGGTCGCCAGCAAACAGGCGCTTTCTCATTGCCAAAGCATCACTGTATAGTGGTTCGGCATCGCTGTACCTCCCTTGGCTATTGTAGAGGAAAGCTAAATTGTTCAAGCTAGTGGCGACATCTGGATGGTCGCCAGCAAACAGGCGCTTTGTCATTGCCAAAGCATCACTGTATAGTGGTTCGGCATCGCTGTACCTCCCTTGGCTATCGTAGAGGGAAGCTAAATTGTTCAAGCTATTAGCCACATCAGGATGGTCGCCAGCAAACAGGCGCTTTCTCATTGCCAAAGCATCACTGTATAGTGGTTCGGCATCGCTGTACCTTCCTTGGCTTTTGTAGAGTGCTGCTAAATTGTTCAAGCCACTAGCCACATCAGGATGGTCGCCAGCAAACAGGCGCTTTCTCATTGCCAAAGCATCACTGTATAGTGGTTCGGCATCGCTGTACCTCCCTTGGCTTTTGTAGAGGAAAGCTAAATTGTTCAAGCTAGTAGCGACATAGGGATGGTTGTCAGCAAACAGGCGCTTTCTCATTGCCAAAGCATCACTCAATAGTGGTTCGGCATCGCTGTACCTCCCTTGGCTATCGTAGAGTGCTGCTAAATTGTTCAAGCTACTAGCCACATCAGGATGGTCGCCAGCAAACAGGCGCTTTGTCATTGCCAAAGCATCACTCAATAGTGGTTCGGCATCGCTGTACCTCCCTTGGCTATTGTAGAGTGCTGCTAAACTGTTCAAGCTACTAGCCACATCAGCATGGTCGCCAGCAAACAGGCGCTTTCTCATTGCCAAAGCATCACTGTATAGTGGTTCGGCATCGCTGTACCTCCCTTGGCTATCGTAGAGTCCTGCTAAATTGTTCAAGTTACTAGCCACATCAGGATGGTCGCCAGCAAACAGGCGCTTTGTCATTGCCAAAGCATCACTCAATAGTGGTTCGGCATCGCTGTACCTCCCTTGGCTATAGTAGAGTGCTGCTAAATTGTTCAAGCTATTAGCGACATTGGGATGGTCGCCAGCAAACAGAGCTTGGCAAACATTTACGCCATCCTCATACCAAGGTTCTGCTAATTTATATAATCCTTGTCCATCATAAAATCTTCCTATACCCACAAATATCCACAGTACTTGCTTGTTAGGCACTGATGCTGTGAAAAATGTCTGTGCTTCTGTGGCTTCCTTTATCTCTGCAATTAAACGTTTTCCTATATCTTCAAGATGAAGAATAACATCTTTGAAGAATTCAATATCTTTAGAAGTAGGTGAATCAGGAAGGGTTTGGGCAAAGGCTATCATGGCGGTGGCAAAGGTTGTTTCTAAAACTGATTTGGTTTCGCCAGCGTCGGCTAACTGCTCTTGCAAAAACCACCGCACTAAGGCATGAATTTTATAACATCCTGCTCTTTCTTCTACCAGTTGCAGCAAGTTGCGCCCGTAGAGTTGATTTTTAACTGCGTTTAATTCATCTTCTGACCAAGTTAAAAAAGGCAAGAGAGCCGGGAGCGGGGAGCAGGGGGGACTGTTTTCTTCACCTTGGAAGGTGTCTAAGTCTCCTACTTCCGTTTGTGGGCTGTTTTTCTCCTCTGCTCCCCTGCTCCCCTGCTCCTCTGCTTTTTGACTTTCTGTTGCCACCCAAATAACCAATTCCCAAAGAATCTGTACAGGAGAAAATAAACTCAAAAATATTCCTAGTTGTTGCGCCAGTGGGTTGAGTTCTGACCAAGTTAAAGCAAAGGCGGCTTTGACTCCCAGTTGAGTTGAGTTGAGAGTTTTCCGGTCTTGTAAAGCTGCTTCTGTTAATTTACGTTCTTGCAATCGCCCAAACATGATATCTAAAGATATGTCCGGGTCGCGTATTAAATAACCTCCCACTAACTCTATCCCCAAGGGCAAATATTCTAGACATTCACATATTGCTGTTGCGGCTTGTGGTTGGTTTTCGACTCGCTTATCTTTTTCGCCCAACAGTCGTTTTAACAGTTCTAAGGCTTTACCTGGTTCTTTTTGGGGTGAGAGAACATCTAAGGGAATCTCTTGAATAAAATTCGGGTCTAAATTTCGCAGTCGAGTAGTAATTAAGACTTGGAAGCGATTATTGTTGGGAATGACTTCGCGGAGGTTGTCTAAATCAGTTACGTCATCGAAGACGATTAAAATCGGAAAGGGAGAGTCGGGATATTTAGACCAACACCAGGCGACTTGTTCTTTAAGGTTTAAAAGTCTTCCTCCTAGTTCTTGGGGAATCTCCAAACTAAACTGCAACCCAAAAAACTCTAAAACTTCGGCGGCGAGATTGGTTTCTCTGTCGTTAAACCAGGTAATCCCGCCATAATCTTGTTGATATCGTCTGGCGTATTGGGTGGCTAATTCAGTTTTGCCTACGCCACCCATTCCCGCTATTGCTACATAATTTCCGCGCTGCAAGTCTTCATGCAGTATTGTCAGTTCCGTTTCTCGCCCGACAAAATTAACAGAACCGCGATAGGGGATAAATTTTGTGGGAATTAGCTGCTTTTGCCCCTCAATAATTTGAGTGCCAATGTTAACTTGAGAATAAGGGGCGGCATAAGCGCCAACTTTGTCGGCAAACTTGCCAGATTCTTCAGGCATACATAGTTAATTTTTGCTGTTCACAAAAACTGAAAGACCTCTCTCCAAACCTCTCTCCTAAAAGGAGAGAGGCTTTGAATCTTGCTCCCCTTCCCTTGTAGGGAAGGGGCTGGGGTTAGGTCACACGCTAACTTTTAGTGAGAATTTAAAAAGACTGATTTTCAATATTTCCTGTCCCACCTGGCATTACTACCTGACCAATTTTATCTGCTAATTTTTCCAGGTTAGGCATAGCCAGAATTTCAGCCAATTTAGGATTTGGTTCTGCTTTAGCTGCTGCGGCCAATTCTTGCATAGCTTGAGCCACTTCAGGGTTAGCTTTAGCAGCCGATTCTATCTCTAGTACAGCCTTACCATAATCGAGTGGTTGCTCTGGCGCTTTCTCAATAGCAACTACAGTCTGGGGAGACTGTTTTTTAAGAGTGACGAGAAACTTGCCAGTCTTATCCACTAAAGTTTCTGTTATCTTTTCGGTTGTTTTTTCTAAGGCTTTGGTGGCTATTATAGTACCAAC encodes the following:
- a CDS encoding tetratricopeptide repeat protein; the protein is MPEESGKFADKVGAYAAPYSQVNIGTQIIEGQKQLIPTKFIPYRGSVNFVGRETELTILHEDLQRGNYVAIAGMGGVGKTELATQYARRYQQDYGGITWFNDRETNLAAEVLEFFGLQFSLEIPQELGGRLLNLKEQVAWCWSKYPDSPFPILIVFDDVTDLDNLREVIPNNNRFQVLITTRLRNLDPNFIQEIPLDVLSPQKEPGKALELLKRLLGEKDKRVENQPQAATAICECLEYLPLGIELVGGYLIRDPDISLDIMFGRLQERKLTEAALQDRKTLNSTQLGVKAAFALTWSELNPLAQQLGIFLSLFSPVQILWELVIWVATESQKAEEQGSRGAEEKNSPQTEVGDLDTFQGEENSPPCSPLPALLPFLTWSEDELNAVKNQLYGRNLLQLVEERAGCYKIHALVRWFLQEQLADAGETKSVLETTFATAMIAFAQTLPDSPTSKDIEFFKDVILHLEDIGKRLIAEIKEATEAQTFFTASVPNKQVLWIFVGIGRFYDGQGLYKLAEPWYEDGVNVCQALFAGDHPNVANSLNNLAALYYSQGRYSDAEPLLSDALAMTKRLFAGDHPDVASNLNNLAGLYDSQGRYSDAEPLYSDALAMRKRLFAGDHADVASSLNSLAALYNSQGRYSDAEPLLSDALAMTKRLFAGDHPDVASSLNNLAALYDSQGRYSDAEPLLSDALAMRKRLFADNHPYVATSLNNLAFLYKSQGRYSDAEPLYSDALAMRKRLFAGDHPDVASGLNNLAALYKSQGRYSDAEPLYSDALAMRKRLFAGDHPDVANSLNNLASLYDSQGRYSDAEPLYSDALAMTKRLFAGDHPDVATSLNNLAFLYNSQGRYSDAEPLYSDALAMRKRLFAGDHPDVATSLNNLASLYDSQGRYSDAEPLYSDALAMCQRVLGVNHPTTATIRENLAILQRQSSPRAIRKGRLSQFVQTLKAILILPFSLLWRLAKKLIRN
- a CDS encoding SPFH domain-containing protein; the encoded protein is MILETAAIAVGTIIATKALEKTTEKITETLVDKTGKFLVTLKKQSPQTVVAIEKAPEQPLDYGKAVLEIESAAKANPEVAQAMQELAAAAKAEPNPKLAEILAMPNLEKLADKIGQVVMPGGTGNIENQSF
- a CDS encoding type II toxin-antitoxin system ParD family antitoxin; the encoded protein is MSNINISLPESMKAFIDEQVAQGGYGSVSEYLQELITQDQKRKMQEHIEELLIAGLESGEAIEVNDEWWQQKRTHLIVEGHLLPTKEMHGYRVKLSSLN
- a CDS encoding type II toxin-antitoxin system Phd/YefM family antitoxin; the encoded protein is MSITVNVSEVTAKFSELLSQVLLGEEVVIAQKGIPVARLVALTDTASPRIPGLDKGKVIIAPNFDEPLPEDILNDFDNSNLV